ATGCCATAGTGCACACTACCGAACCATTCGCCGAGACGACCGAAGCCGCAGATGACTTCATCGGCAACCAGCAGAATGTCGTACTTTGCCAACACCTCCTTGATCGCCGGCCAGTAGCTGTCCGGGGGAATGATCGCGCCACCGGCGCCCTGCACCGGCTCGGCGATGAAGGCTGCCACCTTGTCGGCTCCCAGCTCTTCGATACGCGTTTCCAGTGCTGCGGCACAGACCTTGCCGAATTCCTCGGCACTCAGCTCACGTCCTTCTCCGAACCAGTAAGGCTGGCGAATATGGCTGATACCCGGCACACAGGGGCCACCCTGCTCATGCATCGGCGCCATGCCACCCAGACTCATGCCCGCCACCGTGGAGCCGTGGTAGGCATTCTCGCGACCGATGATCCACTGCTTCTCCGGTTTACCCTTGAGCGCCCAGTAACGGCGCACCATACGCAGCACCGTGTCATTGGCCTCAGAGCCAGACCCGGTGAAGAACACTCGATTCATATGCGCAGGCGCCAGGCGACATAGCGTCTCGGCAAGCTCTACCGCAGGCGGGTGCGTGGTCTTGAAGAAATTGTTGTAGTACGGCAGCTGTTGCATCTGCTCGGCTGCCGCCGTCACCAACTCCTCGCGACCATAGCCGAGATTCACACACCACAGGCCAGCCATGGCATCGAGGATCTGATTGCCATCGGCATCCTGGATATAGATGCCTTCAGCCGAAGTGATGATACGGCTACCTTCCTCACCAAGCGCCTTGAAGTCGGTGAACGGATGCAGATGATGATCGCGGTCGAGCTGCTGGAGCCTCGCGGTATCTGGCGGGGTCATGGCCCACTCCTTTCATGAAAGAATGCCGATAGAATTGTTATGTTTTAATCAACATATCGATCCGCATGCGGAATGCCAACCTTTTTCGTATCACCACGCGCCATCCATAGGTAACTTACTGATTATAAGCATTAGACCATCGTAGGACTTCTATATTTCCTGAAAATATTTCAGTTCCATACTAACCATACGCCACCAGATTGGTCGCCTATGAATAACGAAACAGCGGAGAGATTCCAACACCGAGTTGCCCGCAACGTGGAGCGATCCACGGCTTCCTGAGCGGCCATTTCCCGAAAGCATGATCGCCATGGGACAATCCAGGCTACTTATAGGCAGGTAACACAGAGCGGCCACCCGAGAGCGATGTGATGAATATTGAACAGCCAGGCAAGCATGAGCACCAGAGATTGGTGGAGGTATGGGAGGCATCCGTACGCGCCACGCATGACTTTCTCGACGAGCAGGACCTTATTGCCCTCAAGCCGCTCATCCTCGAGCAGTATCTGGATGCCGTCGAACTCAAGTGCGCCAGGAACGAGGATGGAGCCATCGTCGGCTTCTCTGGCGTACACGATGGCAATCTGGAAATGCTGTTCGTGGCGCCACAGGCACGCGGTACAGGCGTGGGCTCACTGCTGATCAGCCATGCCATCCAACATCAGGGCATCACCAAAGTGGATGTCAACGAGCAGAATGAACAGGCACTGGCGTTCTACAGACACATCGGCTTCCAGGTGACCGGACGCTCACCGCTGGATGGCCAGGGCAAGCCCTATCCCATACTGCATATGTGCCTGGGCACGGGTTAGCAACGCATAGCAGGCCCTGCCACCGACGGCGGTTACCTCTACACCAGCGCACTGTCAGTCAGATGCTCAGAAAAGAACGCCAGCAGGTGCTGATGGTGGTCGTTCTCGGCAACGCTTCTCGGTATATGATCCTCACCTTGATAGTAATGGACCGAAGGGTTGCGTCCATGATCCACCAAGCGTTGTTCGAGACGACGTGTCATATCCACGGTCCATACCGTGTCGGCGGTACCATGAGACAACATCAATGGGCCAGCATATTGTTCAATCTCGATCGGCGTTGTAGGCAACAATCCTTCGTGAGTCCCCCGCCACGTCCAGGCACGCTCCGCAGCATCCCACGCCCGCCAGTCAGCCTCGCCTACATCACGATACATACGTGAGTCAAAGGCCGCACAGATACTATCGGGCGGGCTATGTGCAGCCAACGCATCCGGCAAGCCGCTCATTCCTTCCCGCGCCATCAATGTGGCCATCAGCAAGGCATACTCCGCACCACGCGACACGCCATAGACACCAACACGCGACTGACTGAAGTTAAAAGCACGCAGCGCCGCCAGTGCTTCGACACCTCGGTCCAGCGGGCAGTCACGAATATGCCCCGCGTTCCAGGCATTACCGCCCTCGGAGTAGCTGAAGGGAAAAGCCAGGAAGCCATGCGCGGCAAGGATCACCGCGTTGCGATGGCTCCAGCCTGACCAGGGACCTTCAGATCCGTGCAACACCATAACTGCGGGAAAAGGCCCATCACCAGCGGGACCATAGGTTGTGCTCCACTGATCCTGAGACAAGGGCATCAAGCGCCTGACGATCTGCAATTCCATTGCAACCTCTCTGATTCCTGAGTTCGATTTCTAGAACCTGGAACCCTGAACCTAATCCAAGTTCAGGATTCCAGGCTTTTCGACCAGTTGACCGCAACAGCGGCTCTTCCGCCATCCATTTGACGCCTCCATAGCGGCTAACTAGTTTGAGTTGACACTCCAGCTACGACAACAAAGCCAATGGAGGCTGTCATGCATACTCCTCGCTGGTGGCACCGCTCGCAGCAAGGCAAGTATCTCGTTGGTGCCGCTTCTGCCTTCCTGCTCGCCTGCTCGACCGCCAACGCGCAGTCTTCGTCATCGGAAGAGATTCCTCGACTGGAATCCACGCAATGTGTGACCGACGCACTGACAGCGTTGAACGCCGAGTGTTACACCTTCCATGGTTACGAGAACTGGGACGAACCTGGCGATAACCTCATCGAGATTCCGGTTGCGGTGATCGAACCGCAGCACGGCGAATCCCAGTCAGACGAGACGCAAGACGTACCGGTGTTCTTCTTCCCCGGTGGACCAGGCTACTCATCACTGGGCAATCAGGACTATATCGAGCAACTGCGCAAGGACATCGGCAACCGCACGCTGGTGACGATGGATCATCGTGGCTACGTCAATGCCAAGCCGGCGCTGGAGTGCCCTGATTACGCCGATGTTTCTCCCTATCACAACATCATCCATACTCCTGCAATCACCTCGTCGCTGAAGCCCATGGAGCGACTGGAGACGATCACCAGCGCGGTGGAAGACTGCTACCAGAAGCTCAGCGATGAAGGTATCGACGTTGCGCAGTACAACCAGTACAGCGTGTCACGTGACGTTGAAGAGATACGCAAGCTACTGGATTACGATGAGATCGACGCCTTCGGTTCCTCGACCGGCAGCGGCACAGTCGTGTCCTTCATTCAGTATTATCCCGATAGCGTACGCAGCGCGATCCTCGGCTGGCCGTGGTTCAGCCACCTGCGCAACCGCCCACCTGTCGACGAGTTCTACACCGCCAAGCAGACCTTCACCGATACCCTGGCACTGTGCGCCGCCGAAGATAAGGCCTGCCGTGACATGCTGCCGAACTGGCTGCTGGCCATCGACCAGGCGCGTCGCAGCCTGGATGCCAGGCCCTACATCGTCGATGTCGAGGATGATGCCGGCCACAGCGAGACACTCTATTTCGATGGTGCCGCCTTTCTCGACACCCTCTACCTGATGCTGCCTGCGGACTATGCGGAATTGCCCAGCCTTGTCGCCGATATCAAGGCCGGCGACTACACCCGCCTCCGGGACTTCTTCCTGATCGACGACTACTCCGCCGAGACCGAAGCTCCCAATTACGCACTCGGCTACTTCCTCGCCCATGTGTGCGGTGATATGGGCAGCAACCGTCCCTCGCGAGCCGACTCGATTGCCGCTGTGCAACGCGAGCCAGCGATTCTCGGCTTCGAGCCACCCTGGGTCTGTGGCTGGTGGGGCAAGGATGGTGACGTGCCCAGCGAGCACAATGTGCCGCCGGAATCCGACACACCGGCACTGGCCATTCACGGTCAGATGGATCCCTGCTGCGGCACCCGCTGGAGCGATCAGCTACGCCGGACCATGCCCAACGTGCAAGCGGTGGAGTATCAAGGCCTGGGCCACAACCCAGTCAATGAATGCCGCTCGACGATGATCCAGGCGTTCCTCGACGACCCCATGGCAACTGTCGATGATAGCTGTCGGCAGGAAGTGGCACTGGAGCCCTGGGTGATCGAACCACCGCAATAGCGGTGGTTCGCCTATGCTTTCACCTCTCAGCCTTATTCACTTCTCACACCCCTTCATACCACCATTCCTATCACCACTAATGAACAGATGAGTACGCCCCCATGAAGCCACAACAGCAAAAGGAACTGCTCCAGACGCTGCAGGAACGGTTCGAAAGCAACATGAATCGCCATCCGGATATGTCCTGGGAAGACGTACAATCTCGACTGGAAGGCAAGACCGCCAAACTGAAAGCGCTGTACGAGATGGAACGCACCGACGGTGAGCCGGATGTGGTGGGGCTCGATCAGAAGTCGGGCGAGTACCTGTTCGTCGACTGCTCAAAGGAAAGCCCCACCGGCCGCCGCAGCCTATGTTTCGACCGCGCAGCGCTGGAAGCCCGCAAGAAGCACAAGCCGGAGAGCAGTGCTGCTGATGTGGCCAGGGAGATCGGCATCGAACTGCTGACCGAAGACCAGTACCGTGAGCTGCAGCAGTTCGGCCCCTTCGATGCCAAGACATCGAGCTGGATACAAACCCCTGACAACATTCGTCAGCGTGGCGGCGCGCTGTTCTGCGACTACCGCTATGGCACGGTCTTCACCTACCACAATGGTGCCGATTCGTATTATGCGGCACGAGGCTTCCGCGGCTTGCTACGTGTCTAGATCGGAGTCCTGCTATCCAAAGGAGACGCTGGATGAGCAACCTGATTCTCACCACCTTCGATTGGGTTCCCGAGATGCCACGCGGCTTTGTGCGCGATCTACGCGTGCGCTGGGCACTGGAAGAAGCCGAGTTGCCTTACCGTGTGGAAGGCGTGCCCTTTGCCGAACGCGGGGCCGAGCATTTCGCGCATCAACCCTTTGGCCAGGTTCCCTGGCTGACCGATGGCGATATCTCGATCTTCGAGAGTGGCGCGATCCTGCTGCATCTGGGTGAGCGCAGCGACGTACTGATGCCCAGCGATCCACGCGGCCGTAGAGAGACTATCGAATGGCTGTTCGCGGCTCTCAACTCCGTCGAGATGGCGAGCCTTCCCTGGGCGCTGTACCTGTTTACTGGTGATAGCGAAGACACGCCCGGCCGGAGACTCCTCGACAGATTTCTCGCTTCACGACTCGAGCATCTCGAGCCGATCCTCGCCAAGCGCGAGTGGCTGGCGGGAAGCTTCTCGATTGCCGACATACTCATGGCGGATATACTGCGCCTTGTCGATCGCTTCGATGGGCTGAAGGACCATCCCGCCAGTCGGGCTTATATTGCTCGCGCCACGGCCCGCCCATCTTTCGTCAAGGCCCACGCCGATCAGATGGCGCATTTCGCTGCTGCAGACTAATGAGGCCCAGAGCGGACCTTCCGACATGTTCAGGCGATATGATGCTCGCTGAATAGCGGATCCCTCTCTCCCACCATCCTCACCATCATTTGATACCAGAAGGACGCTCATGGATCAGGATCAACTCAAGGCGCTATTCGATCAGCAGGCTGAGCACTACGACACTCAATGGACGAAAATGGCTCCGATCAACAATGGGCTGTATTTCCTGCTTGAATCGGTTTTCGCCGAGCTTCCGACAGACGCGCGCATACTGTGTGTCGGCGCCGGTACCGGCAGAGAGCTGATCCACCTCGCCAACACATTCCCCGGCTGGCACTTTACCGCCGTGGAGCCTTCCGGCCCAATGCTTGATGTTTGCCGACAGTCCGCCGAAGCGGCATCCATAGCAGCACGCTGTTCCTTTCACGAGGGATATCTCCATTCTCTTCCCGAAGTCGCCCCCTTCGATGCGGCAACCAGCTTTCTGGTATCCCAGTTCATTCTGGACAAGAGCGCTCGCTCGGGATTCTTCAATGAAATTGCCACCAGGCTCAAACCGAGCGGCATACTCGCCAACGCCGATCTAGCATCAGACACCAGCTCCGCGGAATATCCATTGCTGCTGGAAGTGTGGCAACGGGTGATGTCTGGGGCCAACCTGTCCGCCGAAGACTTGAGCAAAATAATGGAAGCCTACGCCAGAGACGTGGCGATTCTTCCGCCCACCGAAACAGCAGCCATCATGCAATCCGGGGGCTTTGAGACACCGGTTCAGTTCTTCCAGTCCGGGTTGATTCACGCCTGGTTTGCCCGGCGCCATTCCGAGAGAGCCGCCTGATGACAAGCAACGTCGTGATTCTGGTCGATGTACAGAACGTGTACTACACCACCCGCCAGACCTTTCGCCGCAACTTCGATTACAACCGTTTCTGGTCGAGGGCCACCTCGGGCTGCAACGTCGTCAAGGCCATCGCCTATGCCATCGATCGCGGCGACCGCAAGCAATACGAGTTTCAGAACATCCTGCGCGCGATCGGCTTCGAGGTGAAATTGAAGCCCTTTATCCAACGAGCCGACGGCTCCGCCAAGGGCGACTGGGACGTCGGTATCACCATCGATGCTCTCGAGTACGCCGAGAGCGCGGATCGCGTGATACTGGTCACCGGCGATGGAGACTTTGCAATTCTGGTCGACAAACTGCGCCTGGATAAAGGCAAGGATGTCGAGGTGTATGGTGTTGCGAGGTTGACCGCCAACTCATTGATCAAGGCCGCGAACACCTTCACTCCCATCGACGATGAGTTGCTGCTGAACTGACGTGCGCCAGTTCGATCCCGGCGGGTCCTTTCCATAGGTGTAGCCGTTTTTCCACCAGCGGAGGTTGCATCTACCCTTGAGGAACGAGGTTCTGTCACACCAGTGCCGTTCAGGCAAAACGGGGGCATACATGGTCTATCAGGCATGTTTCAGGAACTATCACCTAGCAGTGCTACCGGCTATGGCGCCGACCTTTCCAACGCGCCCACAACCCCGTTTCAGGGGTACAGATACGGTGGGCATGGGAGCGCAGAAATGAGCACAAACGACCCGCGCCCAACAGTGAGCGTGGCACACATTGTCCTGCAGACCGACCGGATGGAGGCATCCGCCGAGTTCATGCGCACCATTGGCATGCGACCTATCTTCGATGGCCCCACAGTATCCATCTACGAGCTGCGTGGAGGCACCCACCTGATCCTGATGCAGGATGACACTGTCACAGCAGGTGACGCAGCCTTCGACCTCATGGTGGATGATCTGCACGAGATGCATCAGCGACTGACATCACAGGGACTTGCGCCCTCACCCATCGAACCGCGCCCGGAAATCGACCATGAAGCCTTTACCGTCCGCGAGCCCGCCGGACATGTCATCACGGTCTTTTCCAGTCACGTATCCAACAACCCTGTATAAAGCGAGGTGCCCCAGTGCTGCAGCAAGTCGGTGGAGTGGCAATTCAGCCCAGGCACAGGGCGACATGCCACTGCAACCCGCGGGCGTGACCAACCCCCTGGCCGGCCCGCTTTCATGAACAGTGTGTAGCTCAAGCTGTGATGCTACGGTCGAGCAGCTCCAACATGCCGTCAGCGATTTCCTTACCATGGGTTTCGATGGCGAAGTGACCACTATCGAGGAAGCGCACCTCGGCGTTCGGGTTGTCACGCTTGAACGCTTCGGCACCAGGCGGCGTGAAGAACGGGTCGTTCTCGCCCCAGATCGCCAGGGTTGGAGGTTGGTAGCGACGGAAGAACTCGTGTAGCTGCGCGTATTGCTTGATGTTCTCGCCATAGTCCAGCAGCAGATCCATCTGTGCCTCGACGCCAATGCGTTCGATGGCGGCATGCGCCAACTGGTAGGTCTCCGGCGGAATCAGCGAAGTGTCGCTGACGCCTTCGATGTACTGCCACTTGATCATTTCATAGGTGGTGAACCGGCGTAGCGCCTCGCGGTTGGCGGCAGTCGGCTCGGCCCACGCCTTGCGCATATCCGCCCAACCGGCACTCAAGCCCTCTTCGTAGGCGTTACCGTTCTGGCTCAGGATCGCGGTGATCTTGTGCGGGTTCTTCACCGCCAGACGCCAGCCGACCGGCGCGCCGAAATCAAACACGTACATGGCGAAGCGATCCAGCTCCTTTGCCACCGTGAAGGCATCGATCACCGACGCCAGGTTGTCAAAGGTGTAGCTGAACTCAACACCCGGCATGACAGAGGTCTGCCCGAAGCCAGGCAGATCGGGGGCGATCACATGGTATTTCCGAGCCAGTTGCGGGATCAGATCACGGAACATGTATGACGAGGCTGCAAACCCGTGCAACAGCAGCACGACAGGCGCATCCGGTGAGCCAGCTTCGCGATAGAAGACGCTGACGCCCTGGATTTCCATGCTTCTGTAGTGGATCTGAACGGGGCTTTCCGCGGTGTTGGTTGTGGCGGCCAATGGCATTTCGCTGGTGTTCATGACTTTACCTCGACGTTAAAGTTGGTGCGCAGCCTCCAATAACCTCTATAATTTATCCATACAGGTTACTTGGACTGAGCATGGACCACCCCATCATAACCTGTCAAAGTATTTTTTAGAGGTTACGAGATGACGAATACAGGAACACCGCACGACGCCAGCGCATCCGAGGCACCGATGGTCGGCGACCATCTCGCCATGGACTTGCTGAATACGGAGGCGCGCGACAACGGTGAGGTCATTGAATACTGGAACAGCGGTAACGATGTGCTCCAGTGGCTGGAGCGAAGCAGAGGCGTTTCGGCATTGGAGGACAAGGCGGTAGACCTTGCTGAGTTACTGACCCAAGCGAAGGCGCTACGGGCACTGGCGCGGCAGCTTATCGTTCAGCGCAAGGAGGGCCAACTGGGTGATGTCAGCGGCCTGAACGAGTACCTGAATGCCTACCCCAGCGTCCCGCATCTGGAACGCGATGGCGAAGACAACCTGATAATGACCCGCACAGCGTGCGGTGAACCGATGGCCTCCCTACTCGGCCCCCTCGCCGAGGCAGTGGCGCAGTTGCTGGTTGAAGGCAACTTCACCCTCGTCAAACAGTGCGATCACCCGGATTGCATCCTGTGGTTCTACGACCGCACCAAGGCGCACAAACGCCGCTGGTGCAGCATGGCCTTGTGTGGCAACCGCTACAAGGCGGCTCAGTTCAGGAAAAGAACCGGCAGCGCAACGCCTTGAAGCGCAGTGCCGGCAATGGTCGGCCAACCGCTTGGCGCAAAATCGGTTTCTGGCCACCAGCAGGAATTGCACATCAGGGCTCAATCGATGATGGTGGCCTAAACAGGTGTGGAGCGGTATGGATAGGTGCTGATAGATAAGTATTGATAGCCTGGTATCAATAGCCAGGTATAAAGAGGCATGCGCGTGTCGCAGAAGCCTTTCGGGCTGACGTGGAGAGGATAGTTCTCTTTCACCGGGGACCCTATCCTGGCTGGGAAGCGGTTAACCTCCTCATGATCACCCAAGGCTGAACACCGGACCATCACGCACCCCAGCAGGAGCACCTTGAATGTTCTTCTCTCTACAAGGCCATGGACGCGGCCTGGCGATGGCAGCCGCAGGCGTCACGGTCCTGAGCTTCGACAGCCTGCTGGTTCGGCTGGCAGCGACGGATGGATGGAACATCATCTTCTGGCGGGGTGCCCTGATGGCACTATCGCTCGGTTTGCTGTGCCTCAGTGGGCGCCGGCTGGCAACGCTGCGTGGGAATCCCGGCGTTTCACTGTTCTCTGCCATAACGCTGGCTATCACCTCCAGTCTATTTGTGCTCGCGGTCATGAACACCAAGGTCGCGAATGTGGTGGTCATCCTGAGTGCCGCCCCCCTGTTTGCTGCCATCTTCACGCGTTGCTTTCTGCATGAGACGGTAGCCATGCGCACCTGGCTGGCGATCATAGCGGCCATGGTCGGCATGCTGATCGTCTTCTCTGGTTCGCTGTCCGGTGAAGGCCTGCTCGGCGATATCTATGCAGTGATCGCAGCGGCCGCCGTCGGCGGTAACCTCACCCTCCTGCGCCGCCACCCCAACCTGGATAGAATTCCCCTGATTGCCATAGGGGGCGGCTTATCAGCGCTGATTGCCTGGCCGATGGCAACGCCACTGGCCCTGTCGACACAAAGCTACGGCGTATTGGCACTGATGGGCCTATTACAGATGCCGCTGGCCACCGCACTGATCAACAACGCGACCCGCTATCTGCCATCGGCGGAAGTTGCGCTGTTCTATTTGATTGAAGCGGTGTTTGGCACCCTGTGGGTGTGGTGGTGGTTGGATGAGCAGCCACCGCAGGCGACCCTGCTCGGCGGCTCCTTGATCCTGTTGACGCTCTTCATCAATGCCTGGCTGGGCCTACGCAGCTCAACCCGCCGAATGGCCCAGCCTACCGGCGAGTACCGCAGCCCATAGCGGCCAACTCGTCCGTCTGGAAGCAGACAGTCTGCCGTTGCGCCTCCCCGGAGGCGCATATTGCTCTCGCCAGGCACGGTACCGTCGATGAATAGAGCCCCAATACGGTCAGCAGTATCATGGAGATACCGTAGGCCCCTCGATATGAGGGCAATGTCGCCAACCACTTGTACTGAAAGTAAAAAAGCCCCATGACAATCGCCATCAGGGCTTCTCTTCTCTTCTCTTCTCACCACACCACACCACAACATTCCCACTAATTCTGTCCAGGCCCGTCTCACCAACAGGCTGTTGTTACTCACTACGGCACTGCCACTGATGGCGGTACCAGGCCAAGTCAAGGCCTGGTACCGCCAAACGCATCATGGTTACCACGATACGACAATTCAGGTGCATCCTCGCGAGCAACGCTGAGGTTTCCGGAATGGAAATGACTCAGCAAATGCCTTCATCTTCGTGAGTCAGACAACGCTAGAGGCACCATGGCGCATCCTGGCACTACCGCGACACCTGGCGACGCGATAGCCAACCGCCCCAGCGATGAGCAGCATGCCACCACAACCGACTGCCAGCACGTATGCTCCGAGCGTTGCTGATCGAGATAGCCCGTACTCGCTGGCATATCCGGAAAGGGTATCTGCGTACTGGAACCATAGAAATGCACTAACCAGCACGCCTGAGAGCATGGTAATGATGGCAATCCAGCGAGTACCCCGCTCCCACGCCGTTCGTGACGCCTCACTCGGGCGATGCAAGCTCGCTAGATAATCTCGCTCCGCCTGACTGACCTCGGTCAGTCGTGAAGCGATAACAATAGCGACCAGCGCAGCAATCGCACTGATCACCACGGGATGCAGATAAACAGGCAACGAGATCCACTCAACCTGGACTGCAAGCGAGAGCAGGAGGTTACCAGCGAAACCGACGATCAGACCCCAGGCCGCGCCGGCAGCAGTAATGCGTCGACTCCAGATACTCATTAACGCGACCGGTCCCCATGATGAAGCAAACAAGGTCGCCGCGAACCACACCACAGCCATCACCGCCGGTGGCTGAAAGAGCGCCAACAGGAAGGCAACCAGCCCCGCCAACAGCACAGAGATACGACTGGCACGCATCGCGGCAGCCTCGCTGCGTGAGGCTGGCAGGATATCATTGGCGATACTGAAGCCAATGATCGACAGGAAGGTCGAGCACGATGACAGGCCCGCGGCGAAGACCCCCGTCAGAATAATCATGCCTAACCACGTCGGTAGCACGTTGAGCGACGCCCAGATCATGGATCGTTCGGACTCAAGATCCGGCATGTAGAGGTTTATTGCCGCACCGGTAAGCATCATCAGCGCGTAGAAGACAGCCAAGGACACGGCCGTCAGCATCGCTGAGCGCATCACCACATGCTCGTTGCGTGCCATCAGATAACGGC
This Halomonas huangheensis DNA region includes the following protein-coding sequences:
- a CDS encoding aspartate aminotransferase family protein; this translates as MTPPDTARLQQLDRDHHLHPFTDFKALGEEGSRIITSAEGIYIQDADGNQILDAMAGLWCVNLGYGREELVTAAAEQMQQLPYYNNFFKTTHPPAVELAETLCRLAPAHMNRVFFTGSGSEANDTVLRMVRRYWALKGKPEKQWIIGRENAYHGSTVAGMSLGGMAPMHEQGGPCVPGISHIRQPYWFGEGRELSAEEFGKVCAAALETRIEELGADKVAAFIAEPVQGAGGAIIPPDSYWPAIKEVLAKYDILLVADEVICGFGRLGEWFGSVHYGIEPDLMPIAKGLSSGYLPIGGVLVGDRVASTLIDEGGEFYHGFTYSGHPTCAAVALKNLQLMEQEGVVEHVRDVAGPHLARRWKELEQHPLIGEARSLGLIGALEIVADKASGKRFDKTLAVGNLCRDICFETGLVMRSVGDTMVISPPLVITTEQVDELVRLAHAALDETMRRLEQQGVTVKTTTPSHMETPA
- a CDS encoding acetyltransferase codes for the protein MNIEQPGKHEHQRLVEVWEASVRATHDFLDEQDLIALKPLILEQYLDAVELKCARNEDGAIVGFSGVHDGNLEMLFVAPQARGTGVGSLLISHAIQHQGITKVDVNEQNEQALAFYRHIGFQVTGRSPLDGQGKPYPILHMCLGTG
- a CDS encoding alpha/beta hydrolase family protein, whose product is MELQIVRRLMPLSQDQWSTTYGPAGDGPFPAVMVLHGSEGPWSGWSHRNAVILAAHGFLAFPFSYSEGGNAWNAGHIRDCPLDRGVEALAALRAFNFSQSRVGVYGVSRGAEYALLMATLMAREGMSGLPDALAAHSPPDSICAAFDSRMYRDVGEADWRAWDAAERAWTWRGTHEGLLPTTPIEIEQYAGPLMLSHGTADTVWTVDMTRRLEQRLVDHGRNPSVHYYQGEDHIPRSVAENDHHQHLLAFFSEHLTDSALV
- a CDS encoding alpha/beta fold hydrolase, producing the protein MHTPRWWHRSQQGKYLVGAASAFLLACSTANAQSSSSEEIPRLESTQCVTDALTALNAECYTFHGYENWDEPGDNLIEIPVAVIEPQHGESQSDETQDVPVFFFPGGPGYSSLGNQDYIEQLRKDIGNRTLVTMDHRGYVNAKPALECPDYADVSPYHNIIHTPAITSSLKPMERLETITSAVEDCYQKLSDEGIDVAQYNQYSVSRDVEEIRKLLDYDEIDAFGSSTGSGTVVSFIQYYPDSVRSAILGWPWFSHLRNRPPVDEFYTAKQTFTDTLALCAAEDKACRDMLPNWLLAIDQARRSLDARPYIVDVEDDAGHSETLYFDGAAFLDTLYLMLPADYAELPSLVADIKAGDYTRLRDFFLIDDYSAETEAPNYALGYFLAHVCGDMGSNRPSRADSIAAVQREPAILGFEPPWVCGWWGKDGDVPSEHNVPPESDTPALAIHGQMDPCCGTRWSDQLRRTMPNVQAVEYQGLGHNPVNECRSTMIQAFLDDPMATVDDSCRQEVALEPWVIEPPQ
- a CDS encoding DUF4256 domain-containing protein, which produces MKPQQQKELLQTLQERFESNMNRHPDMSWEDVQSRLEGKTAKLKALYEMERTDGEPDVVGLDQKSGEYLFVDCSKESPTGRRSLCFDRAALEARKKHKPESSAADVAREIGIELLTEDQYRELQQFGPFDAKTSSWIQTPDNIRQRGGALFCDYRYGTVFTYHNGADSYYAARGFRGLLRV
- a CDS encoding glutathione S-transferase family protein — protein: MSNLILTTFDWVPEMPRGFVRDLRVRWALEEAELPYRVEGVPFAERGAEHFAHQPFGQVPWLTDGDISIFESGAILLHLGERSDVLMPSDPRGRRETIEWLFAALNSVEMASLPWALYLFTGDSEDTPGRRLLDRFLASRLEHLEPILAKREWLAGSFSIADILMADILRLVDRFDGLKDHPASRAYIARATARPSFVKAHADQMAHFAAAD
- a CDS encoding class I SAM-dependent methyltransferase — encoded protein: MDQDQLKALFDQQAEHYDTQWTKMAPINNGLYFLLESVFAELPTDARILCVGAGTGRELIHLANTFPGWHFTAVEPSGPMLDVCRQSAEAASIAARCSFHEGYLHSLPEVAPFDAATSFLVSQFILDKSARSGFFNEIATRLKPSGILANADLASDTSSAEYPLLLEVWQRVMSGANLSAEDLSKIMEAYARDVAILPPTETAAIMQSGGFETPVQFFQSGLIHAWFARRHSERAA
- a CDS encoding NYN domain-containing protein encodes the protein MTSNVVILVDVQNVYYTTRQTFRRNFDYNRFWSRATSGCNVVKAIAYAIDRGDRKQYEFQNILRAIGFEVKLKPFIQRADGSAKGDWDVGITIDALEYAESADRVILVTGDGDFAILVDKLRLDKGKDVEVYGVARLTANSLIKAANTFTPIDDELLLN
- a CDS encoding VOC family protein is translated as MSTNDPRPTVSVAHIVLQTDRMEASAEFMRTIGMRPIFDGPTVSIYELRGGTHLILMQDDTVTAGDAAFDLMVDDLHEMHQRLTSQGLAPSPIEPRPEIDHEAFTVREPAGHVITVFSSHVSNNPV
- a CDS encoding alpha/beta fold hydrolase; translated protein: MNTSEMPLAATTNTAESPVQIHYRSMEIQGVSVFYREAGSPDAPVVLLLHGFAASSYMFRDLIPQLARKYHVIAPDLPGFGQTSVMPGVEFSYTFDNLASVIDAFTVAKELDRFAMYVFDFGAPVGWRLAVKNPHKITAILSQNGNAYEEGLSAGWADMRKAWAEPTAANREALRRFTTYEMIKWQYIEGVSDTSLIPPETYQLAHAAIERIGVEAQMDLLLDYGENIKQYAQLHEFFRRYQPPTLAIWGENDPFFTPPGAEAFKRDNPNAEVRFLDSGHFAIETHGKEIADGMLELLDRSITA
- a CDS encoding CGNR zinc finger domain-containing protein — translated: MTNTGTPHDASASEAPMVGDHLAMDLLNTEARDNGEVIEYWNSGNDVLQWLERSRGVSALEDKAVDLAELLTQAKALRALARQLIVQRKEGQLGDVSGLNEYLNAYPSVPHLERDGEDNLIMTRTACGEPMASLLGPLAEAVAQLLVEGNFTLVKQCDHPDCILWFYDRTKAHKRRWCSMALCGNRYKAAQFRKRTGSATP
- a CDS encoding DMT family transporter, producing MFFSLQGHGRGLAMAAAGVTVLSFDSLLVRLAATDGWNIIFWRGALMALSLGLLCLSGRRLATLRGNPGVSLFSAITLAITSSLFVLAVMNTKVANVVVILSAAPLFAAIFTRCFLHETVAMRTWLAIIAAMVGMLIVFSGSLSGEGLLGDIYAVIAAAAVGGNLTLLRRHPNLDRIPLIAIGGGLSALIAWPMATPLALSTQSYGVLALMGLLQMPLATALINNATRYLPSAEVALFYLIEAVFGTLWVWWWLDEQPPQATLLGGSLILLTLFINAWLGLRSSTRRMAQPTGEYRSP